From the genome of Paraburkholderia flava, one region includes:
- a CDS encoding 2-aminoethylphosphonate--pyruvate transaminase translates to MLGNDPVLLTPGPLTTSPATREAMLRDWGSWDTAFNRMTQSVCADLVEIVHGQHDYVCVPLQGSGTFSVEAALGTLVPRDGRVLVPNNGAYCARIVRILQRLGIAYVELALHEDEPVDAAAIEDAFNSDPRITHVAQVHLETSAGLLNPLDEIAAVCQRHGKRLIVDAMSSFGALPIDLRNGGIDALISASGKCLEGVPGMGFVIVKRALLETCEGRSPSLALDLYDQYAYMKKTTQWRFTPPTHVLAALRNALDQFAAEGGQPARGARYARNCATLIEGMKGLGLEPFLKPEVQAPVIVTFHAPRDPAWNFANFYAAVRDAGYVLYPGKLTQVETFRVGCIGAIDSNELHNAVAAVGRVLVALGVKVR, encoded by the coding sequence ATACTCGGAAACGATCCTGTCCTGCTGACCCCAGGACCTCTGACGACTTCGCCCGCGACGCGCGAAGCGATGCTGCGCGACTGGGGCTCGTGGGACACCGCCTTCAACCGCATGACCCAGAGCGTCTGCGCGGATCTCGTCGAAATCGTACATGGGCAGCATGACTACGTCTGTGTGCCGCTGCAGGGTAGCGGCACGTTTTCGGTCGAGGCTGCGCTCGGTACGCTCGTGCCGCGCGACGGTCGCGTGCTGGTGCCGAACAACGGCGCGTACTGCGCGCGCATCGTCCGGATCCTGCAGCGGCTCGGCATCGCGTACGTCGAGCTCGCACTGCACGAGGACGAACCGGTCGACGCCGCCGCGATCGAGGATGCGTTCAACAGCGACCCGCGCATCACGCACGTCGCGCAGGTGCATCTCGAGACCAGCGCCGGCCTGCTGAATCCTCTCGATGAAATCGCCGCGGTGTGTCAACGGCATGGCAAACGGCTGATCGTCGACGCGATGAGTTCGTTCGGCGCGCTGCCGATCGATCTGCGCAACGGCGGCATTGATGCATTGATCTCGGCGAGCGGGAAATGTCTCGAAGGCGTGCCGGGCATGGGCTTCGTGATCGTGAAACGCGCGCTGCTCGAAACCTGCGAGGGCCGCTCGCCGTCGCTCGCGCTCGATCTGTACGACCAGTACGCGTACATGAAGAAGACCACGCAGTGGCGTTTCACGCCGCCGACGCATGTGCTCGCGGCGCTGCGCAACGCGCTCGATCAGTTCGCGGCCGAAGGCGGCCAGCCCGCGCGCGGCGCGCGCTACGCACGCAACTGCGCGACGCTGATCGAAGGGATGAAGGGACTCGGGCTCGAACCATTCCTGAAGCCGGAGGTGCAGGCGCCGGTGATCGTCACGTTCCATGCGCCGCGCGATCCGGCGTGGAACTTCGCGAACTTCTATGCGGCCGTGCGCGACGCCGGCTACGTGCTGTACCCAGGGAAGCTCACGCAGGTGGAGACGTTTCGCGTCGGCTGCATCGGCGCAATCGATTCGAACGAGCTGCATAACGCGGTCGCGGCGGTGGGTCGGGTGCTGGTGGCGCTGGGGGTGAAGGTGCGCTGA
- a CDS encoding S10 family peptidase, translating into MTNPDSASGSAQSTHNSHAPSTAHRAGDQPFFDPVAYGNGPDDAVTDATENAAITKHSVVIGGKKIAYTATAGHLVTVDSSSSLPSAKMFYVAFTQDNQKEETRPVTFFYNGGPGSSSVFVLLGSFAPRRIKTSMPGFTPPAPYQMEDNGDSLLDRSDLVFINPVGTGYSAAIAPNKNRNFWGVDQDADSIKQFIKRFLTKNNRWNSPKYLYGESYGTARSCVLAYKLHEDGVDLNGITLQSSILDYTQSGNPVGALPTAAADAWFHRKLGIAPTPTDLGTFAEEVAQFARTDYLAALRKFPTTDNAIVEKLSEYTGIDKTTLIAWSLDIAAYDSRGNSLFLTTLLKSKGLALGSYDGRVTAIETGIAGQVDPNSGGNDPTMTAVTGVYTTMWNTYLNEQLKFTSNSSFTDLNDQAFANWDFGHIDPTGAQKGLDAQGNIVLYTAGDLAAVMALNVDLKVLSANGFYDFVTPFYQTVIDLQQMPLVSDQIRQNLSARFYPSGHMVYLDGPSRTALKADVAKMYDTTSSNTAAVSRIRALQARRAG; encoded by the coding sequence ATGACGAACCCCGATTCAGCTTCCGGCAGTGCGCAGTCGACTCACAATTCCCATGCTCCCAGCACCGCGCATCGTGCGGGCGACCAGCCGTTCTTCGATCCCGTCGCGTACGGCAACGGGCCCGACGATGCCGTCACCGATGCAACCGAAAACGCCGCGATCACGAAACACTCCGTCGTGATCGGCGGCAAGAAGATCGCGTACACCGCGACGGCGGGGCATCTCGTCACCGTCGATTCGAGCAGCTCGCTGCCGAGCGCGAAGATGTTCTACGTCGCGTTCACGCAGGACAACCAGAAAGAGGAAACCCGGCCGGTTACGTTTTTCTATAACGGCGGGCCGGGGTCGTCGTCGGTGTTCGTGCTGCTGGGATCGTTCGCGCCACGGCGCATCAAGACGTCGATGCCGGGATTCACGCCGCCTGCGCCGTACCAGATGGAGGACAACGGCGACAGCCTGCTCGACCGCAGCGATCTCGTCTTTATCAATCCGGTCGGCACCGGCTATTCGGCGGCGATCGCGCCGAACAAGAACCGCAATTTCTGGGGCGTCGATCAGGACGCGGATTCGATCAAGCAGTTCATCAAACGCTTCCTGACGAAGAACAACCGCTGGAATTCGCCGAAGTATCTGTACGGCGAGTCGTATGGCACCGCGCGCAGCTGCGTGCTCGCGTACAAGCTGCATGAGGACGGCGTCGACCTGAACGGCATCACGTTGCAGTCGTCGATTCTCGACTACACGCAGTCGGGCAATCCGGTCGGCGCGCTACCGACGGCCGCCGCCGACGCATGGTTCCACCGGAAGCTCGGCATTGCGCCGACGCCGACCGACCTCGGCACGTTCGCCGAGGAAGTCGCGCAGTTCGCGCGCACGGACTACCTCGCGGCGCTGCGCAAGTTCCCGACCACCGACAACGCGATCGTCGAGAAGCTCAGCGAATACACCGGCATCGACAAGACGACGCTGATCGCGTGGAGCCTCGACATCGCTGCGTACGACAGTCGCGGCAATTCGCTATTCCTCACGACGCTGCTGAAGTCGAAGGGGCTCGCGCTCGGTTCGTACGACGGTCGCGTCACGGCGATCGAAACCGGCATCGCGGGCCAGGTCGATCCGAACTCCGGCGGCAACGACCCGACGATGACGGCGGTGACCGGCGTCTACACGACGATGTGGAATACGTATCTGAACGAGCAGCTCAAGTTCACATCGAACTCGTCGTTCACCGACCTCAACGATCAGGCGTTCGCGAACTGGGACTTCGGTCATATCGATCCGACCGGCGCACAGAAGGGACTCGACGCACAGGGCAACATCGTGCTGTACACCGCCGGCGATCTCGCGGCGGTGATGGCGCTCAACGTCGATCTGAAAGTACTGTCGGCGAACGGCTTTTACGACTTTGTGACGCCGTTCTATCAGACCGTGATCGATCTGCAGCAGATGCCGCTCGTCAGCGATCAGATCCGGCAGAACCTGTCCGCGCGTTTTTATCCGTCGGGCCATATGGTCTATCTCGACGGTCCATCGAGAACCGCGCTGAAAGCCGATGTCGCGAAGATGTACGACACCACCTCGTCGAATACTGCGGCGGTTAGCCGCATCCGCGCATTGCAGGCACGCAGGGCCGGGTAG
- a CDS encoding ABC1 kinase family protein, translating to MPSLFRRLVLLFHLLRYGARLLWRAAPRDHKLHWIATLVSRMHEAGSPAGLQRALPQLGPIAAAFAQSLAEHPELAAGTLHDAFDAVAHLEEPLPPQAVEFSLAAAFGRPLSAVFESIDLVPAQNGFAEQIHTARLAVSATEPAGSHRDVSIKLVRTAQLRQLGDDAALLRWAARWIERVSGAARSLQVRSLANAFCDDLLRRFDLRAEAANLSQTGHHFAGDDRLVIPDVIWDLCTDHTLALRHVESLPAIDLTGLAEHRVNLARLATHLVEVVAQQAFEHGFFHAALDARRVRVSIEPDTLGRIVLADFARMSSLSSDERAFFVHGATALFEQDYGRLADLHREAGHVPHTTRTEMLEAELRTRSEAHFALHPHERSAGELFHHLLHAVQPFDGGVSPRLAAAQRAFEEAEALARTLHPGVNTWHIARTVLADIARRDLGHRGWLRRLSHELPHLAQTMPRIPQLAARYLQQQHDRHASRQQRQLLADIGREYRRTRILLWACAICGGVLGAWAMLAVR from the coding sequence ATGCCGTCACTGTTTCGCCGCCTTGTCCTGCTGTTTCACCTGCTCCGCTACGGCGCGCGATTGCTGTGGCGCGCCGCGCCGCGCGATCACAAGCTGCACTGGATCGCGACGCTGGTCAGTCGCATGCACGAGGCCGGCAGTCCGGCCGGCCTGCAGCGCGCGCTGCCGCAGCTCGGGCCGATTGCGGCGGCGTTCGCGCAGTCGCTGGCCGAGCATCCCGAACTCGCCGCCGGCACGCTGCACGACGCCTTCGACGCCGTCGCGCATCTCGAGGAGCCGCTGCCGCCGCAGGCCGTCGAGTTCTCGCTGGCTGCCGCATTCGGGCGACCGTTGTCCGCGGTCTTCGAGTCGATCGATCTCGTGCCCGCGCAGAACGGTTTCGCCGAACAGATTCACACCGCCCGTCTCGCGGTCTCGGCGACCGAGCCTGCGGGTAGTCATCGCGACGTGTCGATCAAGCTCGTGCGCACCGCGCAGTTACGCCAGCTCGGCGACGACGCCGCGCTGCTGCGCTGGGCCGCGCGCTGGATCGAACGGGTGTCCGGCGCCGCACGAAGCCTGCAGGTGCGCTCGCTCGCCAACGCGTTCTGCGACGACCTGCTGCGGCGCTTCGACCTGCGCGCGGAAGCCGCGAACCTGAGCCAGACCGGTCATCATTTCGCCGGCGATGACCGACTCGTGATCCCCGACGTGATCTGGGACCTGTGTACCGATCACACGCTCGCACTGCGGCACGTCGAATCGCTGCCTGCGATCGATCTCACCGGGCTCGCCGAACATCGCGTGAATCTCGCGCGGCTCGCGACGCATCTCGTCGAGGTGGTCGCACAGCAGGCGTTCGAGCACGGCTTCTTTCACGCGGCACTCGACGCGCGACGCGTGCGTGTCAGCATCGAGCCCGACACGCTCGGCCGCATCGTGCTCGCGGATTTCGCGCGGATGTCGAGCCTCTCCTCCGATGAGCGCGCGTTCTTCGTGCACGGCGCCACCGCGCTCTTCGAGCAGGACTACGGCCGTCTCGCGGACCTGCATCGCGAGGCAGGACACGTACCGCACACGACCCGCACCGAAATGCTGGAAGCCGAACTGCGCACGCGTAGCGAAGCGCATTTCGCCTTGCATCCGCACGAGCGGTCTGCCGGCGAGCTGTTTCATCATCTGCTGCATGCGGTGCAGCCGTTCGACGGCGGCGTCTCGCCACGGCTCGCAGCGGCGCAGCGCGCGTTCGAAGAAGCCGAAGCGCTCGCGCGCACGCTACATCCGGGTGTCAACACGTGGCACATCGCGCGCACGGTGCTCGCGGACATCGCGCGACGCGATCTCGGTCATCGCGGCTGGTTGCGGCGTCTGTCGCACGAACTGCCGCATCTCGCGCAGACGATGCCGCGTATTCCACAACTTGCCGCACGCTATCTGCAACAGCAGCACGACCGGCATGCGTCGCGCCAGCAACGGCAACTGCTCGCGGACATTGGGCGCGAGTACCGGCGCACGCGGATACTGCTGTGGGCGTGTGCTATTTGCGGCGGGGTGCTTGGTGCGTGGGCGATGCTTGCGGTGCGTTGA
- the nadE gene encoding ammonia-dependent NAD(+) synthetase produces MTQSERAARQQRIAAEMHVAATFNAAQEIERRVTFLANYLRTSGLKTYVLGISGGIDSTTAGRLAQLAVERLRSGGYDARFVAMRLPYGQQHDEADAQRSLAFIRADENLAVDVKPAADAMLAALTASGTHFADHAQQDFVHGNIKARQRMIAQYAVASARVGVVIGTDHAAESVMGFFTKFGDGGADVLPLTGLNKRRVRALARELGAADELVHKVPTADLEMLRPQRPDEDAYGISYDDIDNFLEDKPVTDEVADIVLRFYDATRHKRALPYTPFDWPTE; encoded by the coding sequence ATGACCCAATCAGAACGCGCCGCCCGCCAGCAGCGGATCGCCGCCGAAATGCACGTCGCCGCGACGTTCAACGCGGCACAGGAGATCGAGCGCCGCGTGACGTTCCTCGCGAACTATCTGCGCACGAGCGGCCTGAAGACCTACGTGCTGGGCATCAGCGGCGGCATCGACTCGACGACGGCCGGCCGGCTCGCGCAACTCGCAGTCGAACGGCTACGCTCCGGCGGTTATGACGCGCGCTTCGTCGCGATGCGTTTGCCGTACGGCCAGCAGCACGACGAAGCGGACGCACAGCGATCGCTCGCGTTCATCCGTGCCGACGAAAATCTCGCCGTCGACGTGAAGCCCGCTGCCGATGCGATGCTCGCCGCACTCACGGCCAGCGGCACGCACTTCGCCGATCACGCACAGCAGGATTTCGTACACGGCAACATCAAGGCGCGCCAGCGGATGATCGCGCAGTACGCAGTCGCGAGCGCGCGGGTCGGCGTCGTGATCGGCACCGACCATGCGGCTGAATCGGTCATGGGGTTCTTCACGAAGTTCGGCGACGGCGGCGCCGACGTGCTGCCGCTGACGGGCCTGAACAAGCGGAGAGTGCGCGCACTGGCGCGTGAACTGGGTGCGGCGGATGAACTCGTGCACAAGGTGCCGACCGCCGATCTGGAGATGCTGCGTCCGCAGCGGCCCGACGAAGACGCGTACGGCATCAGCTACGACGACATCGACAATTTTCTCGAAGACAAGCCCGTCACCGATGAAGTCGCGGACATCGTGCTGCGCTTCTACGACGCGACGCGCCATAAACGCGCGCTGCCGTACACGCCGTTCGACTGGCCGACCGAGTAA
- a CDS encoding DMT family transporter — MLVSVTAAVFVVLWSSGFVVARAITPFADPNLFLLARFSGTAVLFAIAALAARVTWPTGRDLGKHLFAGALLQGVYLGAGYWAVAQGVSAGVMALLGALQPLLTAALAAPLFGERLSRRGWAGMALGLVGVVLVLEPKLVAASAPSAAVHGAAPPWLVIAISLLAIGAITAGTLYQKTSLAAADLRSASAVQNLGAAIVAALLVFALGEHRWVPSIQLWASLAWGVVMLSGVSVTLLVWMVRRGDASRATALLFLAPPLAALEGYVGFGETLLPLQIAGFGAALVGVWLARS; from the coding sequence ATGCTTGTTTCCGTTACTGCTGCCGTCTTCGTCGTCCTGTGGTCGAGCGGCTTCGTCGTCGCGCGTGCGATCACGCCGTTTGCCGATCCCAATCTCTTTCTGCTCGCGCGCTTCAGCGGCACCGCCGTGCTGTTCGCGATCGCCGCGCTCGCGGCGCGCGTCACGTGGCCGACCGGACGCGATCTCGGCAAGCATCTGTTTGCCGGCGCGCTGCTGCAAGGCGTCTATCTGGGTGCCGGCTACTGGGCCGTCGCGCAGGGTGTCAGCGCGGGTGTGATGGCGCTGCTCGGCGCATTGCAGCCGCTGCTGACCGCGGCGCTCGCCGCACCGCTGTTCGGCGAACGACTGTCGAGGCGCGGCTGGGCCGGGATGGCGTTAGGACTCGTCGGTGTCGTGCTGGTGCTCGAACCGAAGCTTGTAGCGGCGAGCGCGCCGTCGGCGGCTGTGCATGGTGCAGCGCCGCCGTGGCTGGTCATCGCGATCTCGCTGCTCGCGATCGGCGCGATCACCGCCGGCACGCTGTATCAAAAGACCTCGCTCGCCGCCGCCGATCTACGCAGCGCAAGCGCGGTGCAGAACCTCGGAGCAGCCATCGTCGCCGCGTTGCTGGTGTTCGCGCTTGGCGAACATCGATGGGTGCCGTCGATACAGTTGTGGGCATCGCTGGCGTGGGGCGTCGTGATGCTGTCGGGCGTCAGCGTGACGCTGCTCGTGTGGATGGTCCGGCGCGGCGACGCGTCGCGCGCGACGGCGCTGCTGTTTCTCGCGCCGCCGCTCGCCGCGCTCGAGGGCTACGTCGGCTTCGGCGAAACGCTATTGCCTCTGCAGATCGCGGGGTTCGGCGCGGCGCTTGTGGGCGTGTGGCTCGCGCGGTCGTAG
- a CDS encoding DeoR/GlpR family DNA-binding transcription regulator translates to MLAEQRHQYILSQVARNGALSVAELVRELNVSRETIRRDLNALASRGLIVTTHGGALSSDRREPDLDVREAANAGAKRAIGERAAQLVPDGASIVIDSGSTTQAVARALTDRHRLSVYTNDWRIALLLGRRNDNHVTLLGGELSDNEDATFGLDTVQQLTQYHADFAIVGAGGISPDAWLTDYTRLAAEVRSRMIAAADTVVVVADNSKFGRVTPVRINGFESARFVVTELAPDRALGKAIAARGPELLIA, encoded by the coding sequence ATGCTCGCTGAACAACGTCATCAATACATTTTGTCGCAAGTTGCCAGGAACGGCGCATTGTCCGTGGCGGAACTCGTTCGCGAACTGAACGTGTCGCGCGAAACGATCCGGCGCGATCTCAACGCGCTGGCGAGTCGCGGGCTGATCGTCACGACGCACGGCGGTGCGCTGTCGAGCGATCGGCGCGAGCCGGACCTCGACGTGCGCGAGGCCGCCAATGCGGGCGCGAAGCGGGCGATCGGCGAGCGCGCGGCACAGCTGGTGCCGGACGGTGCATCGATCGTGATCGATTCGGGCAGTACGACCCAGGCGGTTGCGCGGGCGTTGACCGATCGTCACCGGCTGTCGGTCTACACGAACGACTGGCGCATCGCGCTGCTGCTCGGACGACGCAACGACAACCACGTGACGCTGCTCGGCGGCGAACTGTCGGACAACGAGGACGCGACCTTCGGCCTCGACACCGTGCAGCAGCTCACGCAATACCACGCGGATTTCGCGATCGTCGGTGCGGGCGGCATCTCGCCGGACGCATGGCTGACCGACTACACGCGGCTGGCCGCCGAAGTGCGCAGCCGGATGATCGCCGCCGCCGATACCGTGGTCGTCGTCGCGGACAACTCGAAGTTCGGCCGCGTGACGCCGGTGCGCATCAACGGCTTCGAAAGCGCGCGCTTCGTCGTCACCGAGCTGGCGCCGGACCGGGCGCTCGGCAAGGCGATCGCGGCGCGCGGGCCCGAGTTGCTGATCGCCTGA
- a CDS encoding RNA-binding protein, with product MNVRIWNIPESCSEQEVRDFLQHELGHYAKEIAVYDAGTPAVYATVELNAEQPYIADVIAQQLHGKHLAGVALQVSAAPFGDEPDAARDH from the coding sequence ATGAACGTGCGCATCTGGAACATCCCGGAATCGTGCTCCGAGCAGGAGGTGCGCGACTTCCTGCAACACGAGCTCGGCCACTACGCGAAAGAGATCGCCGTGTACGACGCGGGCACGCCCGCGGTCTACGCGACCGTCGAACTCAACGCGGAGCAGCCGTACATCGCCGACGTGATCGCGCAGCAGTTGCACGGCAAGCATCTTGCCGGCGTCGCATTGCAGGTGAGCGCCGCGCCGTTCGGCGACGAGCCGGACGCCGCACGCGATCACTGA